From Candidatus Fusobacterium pullicola, the proteins below share one genomic window:
- a CDS encoding late control protein D: protein MNLSEEIKKVVSNSRKLKLKVLYENTDITKYIDQDLISFSYSDSLNEFDTLDLTIHNRELLWMNDWNPLKGDKLECWLYLCNWETNSEVEIYIGTFYIDRVSYSGPPDIVTISALSVDIVSNIMDDKKNRVWEAVTFEKIARDIAKECSLELIYECDFNREYKRVEQKLESYFNFLKRLGSEIGIIIKLYNDKLIIFEEKVYEEKEYKFIFHRNNIKSYSLETDDTDTYAGCKITYYDSYLGEKIEESFFTKQRPGYKRNTQRVLFINQEKEPPGETKAKKREYLSKVAEKALREKNKQAIRGTIEVIGKEELICVGDAIFLENFGIFTGKYLITSINTDLKIYDLTLEIRMVLDE, encoded by the coding sequence ATGAATCTAAGTGAAGAAATAAAAAAAGTAGTTTCTAACAGTAGAAAATTAAAGTTAAAAGTATTATATGAAAATACAGATATTACTAAGTATATAGACCAGGATTTAATCAGTTTTAGTTACTCGGACTCTTTAAATGAATTTGACACACTAGATTTAACTATTCATAATAGAGAATTGTTATGGATGAATGACTGGAATCCTTTGAAGGGAGATAAGCTTGAATGTTGGTTATATTTATGTAATTGGGAAACTAATAGTGAAGTAGAAATATATATTGGAACCTTTTATATAGATAGAGTCTCTTATTCTGGACCTCCAGATATAGTAACTATATCAGCTTTATCTGTAGATATTGTTTCTAATATTATGGATGATAAAAAAAATAGAGTTTGGGAAGCTGTAACTTTTGAAAAGATAGCTAGAGATATTGCTAAAGAATGTAGTCTTGAACTTATATATGAGTGTGATTTTAACAGAGAATATAAAAGAGTTGAGCAAAAGCTTGAATCTTATTTTAACTTTTTAAAGAGATTAGGAAGTGAAATAGGAATAATTATCAAGCTATATAATGATAAATTAATCATATTTGAAGAAAAAGTATATGAAGAAAAAGAATATAAATTTATTTTTCATAGAAATAATATTAAAAGTTATTCATTAGAAACTGATGATACAGATACATATGCTGGGTGTAAAATCACTTATTATGATAGTTATCTAGGAGAAAAAATAGAAGAGAGTTTTTTTACAAAGCAAAGACCAGGATATAAAAGAAATACTCAAAGAGTGTTATTTATTAACCAGGAGAAAGAGCCGCCAGGAGAGACTAAAGCAAAAAAAAGAGAGTATTTATCTAAAGTAGCTGAGAAAGCTTTGAGGGAGAAAAATAAACAGGCTATAAGAGGAACAATAGAAGTTATAGGTAAAGAGGAACTTATATGTGTAGGAGATGCTATATTTTTAGAAAATTTTGGTATTTTTACGGGGAAATATTTAATAACAAGTATAAATACTGATTTAAAAATATATGATTTAACTTTAGAAATAAGGATGGTATTAGATGAGTGA